The following are from one region of the Sorghum bicolor cultivar BTx623 chromosome 2, Sorghum_bicolor_NCBIv3, whole genome shotgun sequence genome:
- the LOC110432295 gene encoding uncharacterized protein LOC110432295, protein MAPSTVLSGDGYDIAPTSPSVIQGLSIRHHVPVIIDMDEGNFRQWRLFFKSTLGKFGLLHYVRFTTPSADRNGEWRRIYSCIVNWILSTVSTPSTSSAPSAAIVTMPSPCGTPSKIYSRTMRCSASSTWRQLRSLQQGDMTMNDYCTKLKRIVDQLRDIGHPISEPSQVLNLLRGLNPRYRYVKPVITSKYPPHTFQSARSFLILEELSAQHNAISDANQALHADSSNNSSNSASSGNKDGSSSSNAS, encoded by the coding sequence ATGGCGCCCTCCACCGTCCTCTCCGGCGATGGCTACGACATCGCCCCTACCTCACCCTCAGTGATCCAAGGCCTCTCCATACGCCATCACGTCCCCGTCATCATCGACATGGATGAGGGGAACTTCAGGCAGTGGCGCCTCTTCTTCAAATCCACCCTCGGCAAATTTGGCCTTCTGCATTATGTGCGTTTCACCACGCCGTCCGCAGATCGCAACGGCGAATGGCGCCGCATCTATTCCTGCATCGTCAATTGGATCCTCTCCACCGTCTCCACTCCAAGCACATCTTCGGCACCATCCGCCGCGATTGTCACGATGCCTTCACCCTGTGGCACGCCGTCGAAGATCTATTCCAGGACAATGAGATGCAGCGCGTCATCTACCTGGAGACAGCTGCGATCCCTACAGCAAGGCGACATGACGATGAACGACTACTGCACAAAGTTGAAGCGCATCGTGGATCAGCTGCGCGACATCGGCCACCCCATCTCTGAGCCAAGCCAAGTTCTCAACCTGCTCCGTGGTCTCAATCCACGGTACCGCTACGTCAAGCCGGTAATCACTTCCAAATACCCGCCGCATACCTTCCAGAGCGCTCGTTCCTTCCTTATTCTTGAGGAGCTCAGCGCCCAGCACAACGCCATCTCCGACGCCAACCAAGCCCTGCACGCCGactcctccaacaactcctccAACTCGGCATCGTCTGGCAACAAGGATGGCTCCTCTTCCTCCAACGCGTCGTGA